The DNA sequence ACGAACATCAATAATTCTTCAACATGGCTATCATCCTTTCCATTTCGAACAAAGAATTTGACATTGGTGTCACCATCTTTGACTTTCATCAATTCTACCAATTTAGATGATTTCACGTACTTCTTGACTGTTGAGGCCATATCAGATGTGACCTTGTCGTTGTCTGAAACGAAGACCTTGATATTCTTGATTGAATTGGCCAATTCGGCAAAGGCCTGGCTCTCTTCATCGTCTTGGTTCTCGCTAATTTTAGAGACGATATCAATCATACCTTTATTGATAATGACCGAACCGACATCTTCTGAATCTTCATACTTGTCAAAAAGAGATTGTGAAAATCCGCTTAGTGAAACAAAGAGAACCAACGCAAATGTTACCAACTTTTTCATCTTACCCTTATTTTTCACCTTTCTTACCTGCCTTGTTCAGTTCTTCGGGCAAATTCATCTTTTTGGTCAATGAATTGATCTTGTTCAAATCGATATCTCCCGTTAACGATAGCAGTACCGTTTCAAAAGATCTGCCGTCGGCCTCTACTTCTTTTAAACCTGTCACGAACATCAACAGCTCACTGACATGGTCATCATCTTTCCCTTCTTTGATATAGAACTTTACATTGGTGTCTTTGTCTTTTATCCTCATCAGTTCTGTCAAACGGGAAGATTTCAAATATTTGCCGACCGATGATTTCATATCATCACCAATAGACTTGTTATCAGTGGTAAATACCTTTAAGCTTTTGATGCTCTTGGCAATGTCCATGAATTCTTGGGCCTCGGGATCGTCGGTTTCGACGTCTATCTTGGCCAACAGGTTGAACATACTCTGGTTGACGATGACCGAGGTCACCTCATCCAACTCTTCGTATTTATCAAAAAGTGACTGTGAGATACCGGCTACCGGTAAAAGGGCCACTAAAAGAATCAACATATACTTTTTCATCATTTCTGTTTTTAATTTTTGTTATAGATTTTTTGTTTCGCGGCTTCAAACTCTTGCAGATAGGCCACTTTCTCGGTGCCCTTGCCAAAATTCTCGGCCAACAGGTTCAATGCTTTTCTAGTTTCTTGATATGCATATTCTGCCTGCTTTCTTTCTTGGTAATCTTGATAGCTGTCATTACCAAAATAGATGCCAAAAGCCAAAACTGCCACTGCTGCAACGGAAATCCATCTGTAATAAATTGTCTTTCTAGGGGTTAATGGAACCTGCTTGGTGTACCGCTCTTGCTTGGCGTTGGAAAAATAGTTGAACATCGGCCTATACTGCTCAAGATGTGGTGCGACCCCATCCTGTGCAAAGTATTCGCGCAATGTTTTCTCTTCAGCGACCGTAGTGGTGGCCTCGAAATACTTTTCCAATAATTTTTCTATGTTCTTATCCAATTCCATAGCTATGTTTTTCCAATAATTTTTCTCTTACTGTCTTTCTGGCCCTTGACAATGCCACGCGCACTGCAGTGGGCTTCATGTCCAACAACTCACATATCTCTTCAAAATCATATTCTTCCACATCCCTGAGCTGAAGTACCATTTTTTGCTGCTCTGGCAATTCTTCCATGATACGCTCTACCCAGTTGACACTATCTTGGGCTTCCATCTGTTTCTGCAAAGAGGTTTTTTCGTCCCTGTAATTGCTATGAACCAGTTTCAAATTGGCCGCTTGCTTTGACTTTAACCGATCTAGGCAAAAATTCTTGGTCATGGTCATCGCAAAGGCCTCTACACTTCTCATTTGCCCCATTTCATCTTGCTTGGCCCAGAGCTTCATCAAAATCTCCTGTGTCGCATCTTCAGCTTCTTCCCTAGAGACCAGCAAACGTTTTGCCAATCTATAGAGCTTGTCTTTAAAGGGCATGACCGCATTTAAAAATTCACTCTGTTTCATCGGTTGTTCAGTCGTTGTCAGCACTTTTATTGTTGCTTACACCTTGATGACGAAGTACGTCGAAATTTGTTACAAAAAATTTTTATTTCCTTTCAATGTAAGTAATTTAGGGTTTTTGGAACCAAAGTTGTTGTATTACCAATAGATCCCTTTTTTTCTTTGGAACATTTATTGATACACAATCGTAAAAAAATACTATGAAAAAATTCCTTCTGTCGTTTTTGGCTGTTTCTTTGTTGTTCATTGGCTGCAATAATGATGATGATGGTGGCCTGGCCAACGATATAGTAGTACAAAATTTCATGTGGCGGGCCATGAATCTTTGGTATTTCTGGCAAGCTGAAGTACCTGATTTAGACGATGACCGATTTACCACTCAAGCCGATTATGAATCGTATTTGGCAGGCACTTCAGACCCTGAACAATTCTATGAACAAATTCAGTTTAATGAAGACCGCTTTAGTTTTTTGAACAGTGACTACACAGAATTGGTGAACAATTTGGCCGGTATTTCAAAAAGTAATGGATTGGAGTTCGGCCTGGTATTTTTTGCCAATAGCAATGATCTTTTTGGCTATGTACGCTATATCATTCCAAATTCAGATGCCTCTACAAAAGATATTCAACGAGGTGATTTGTTCACGGCCGTGGATGGTCAAACCTTGAATTCGAATAATTACGTAGATCTATTGTTTGGAGATAACGATACCTATACCCTTACTATGGCAACCGCAAATGGCAATACCATTGAACCCAATGGCGAAGAGGTTACACTCACCAAAATGGAAGGTTTGGTCGAGAACCCTATTCATGTTGCCAGCACGTTGGATGTAGGCGGACAAAAGATAGGCTATTTGATGTACAATGGCTTCACCCGTGATTTTAATGATGAATTGAACAGCGCGTTTGGGCAATTCGTGGCTGATGGAGTAACAGATTTGGTGCTCGACCTACGCTATAACCCTGGAGGGTCGGTGAATTCATCACGTTTATTGGCCAGTATGGTTTATGGCACCAACACCAATGAGCTTTATATCAGACAACGCTGGAATGACAAAATACAGTCGCAATTGAGCTCAGAACAATTAAACGATTATTTCGCCAATTCGGTAAATGGTTCCGCTTTGAACACTTTGAACCTAAATCGTGTGTTTGTTCTGACCACTGGCAGTTCTGCATCAGCGAGTGAATTGGTCATCAACGGACTTGACCCTTATGTTGAAATCACCCAAATTGGTGAGACCACCCGCGGTAAAAATGAATTTTCAATTACGATGGTAGATGATCCGGGCAATGACTATGTCTACTCCTCTTCACGAGAAAATCAAATAAACCCGAATAATAGCTGGGCCATTCAACCGTTGGTCGGGCGAAATGAAAATGCAGATGGTTTTTCAGATTATACTGACGGACTGGCTCCTGATGTTTTCTTTGAAGAAGATTTGACCAACTTGGGTGTTTTGGGCGATGTAAACGAACCTTTTCTGGCAAGGGCCATTGAGGAAATTACGAATGCCTCGAGCAAAAGAAGCTTTGAAGTCATACTTCCGGCAAGGGCCATCACAAATTCTAAAATGTTCACTCCTTTAAAAGATAACATGTACATTGACAAGCCCTTGGGCTTTCAATAAAAAAGAGCGGCCATTATTGGATCGTTCTTGGCCATAACGGTTTTCATGGCCTAAATCGTGATCAATCAAAAAGCTCGATTAATTTTCGAGT is a window from the Muricauda sp. SCSIO 65647 genome containing:
- a CDS encoding DUF4252 domain-containing protein, giving the protein MKKLVTFALVLFVSLSGFSQSLFDKYEDSEDVGSVIINKGMIDIVSKISENQDDEESQAFAELANSIKNIKVFVSDNDKVTSDMASTVKKYVKSSKLVELMKVKDGDTNVKFFVRNGKDDSHVEELLMFVTGIDEEKMGKDGKHFETVLLTMTGDIDLTKVGTLTKKMNLPKELNKAGKKGE
- a CDS encoding DUF4252 domain-containing protein is translated as MKKYMLILLVALLPVAGISQSLFDKYEELDEVTSVIVNQSMFNLLAKIDVETDDPEAQEFMDIAKSIKSLKVFTTDNKSIGDDMKSSVGKYLKSSRLTELMRIKDKDTNVKFYIKEGKDDDHVSELLMFVTGLKEVEADGRSFETVLLSLTGDIDLNKINSLTKKMNLPEELNKAGKKGEK
- a CDS encoding RNA polymerase sigma factor, with the translated sequence MKQSEFLNAVMPFKDKLYRLAKRLLVSREEAEDATQEILMKLWAKQDEMGQMRSVEAFAMTMTKNFCLDRLKSKQAANLKLVHSNYRDEKTSLQKQMEAQDSVNWVERIMEELPEQQKMVLQLRDVEEYDFEEICELLDMKPTAVRVALSRARKTVREKLLEKHSYGIG
- a CDS encoding S41 family peptidase codes for the protein MKKFLLSFLAVSLLFIGCNNDDDGGLANDIVVQNFMWRAMNLWYFWQAEVPDLDDDRFTTQADYESYLAGTSDPEQFYEQIQFNEDRFSFLNSDYTELVNNLAGISKSNGLEFGLVFFANSNDLFGYVRYIIPNSDASTKDIQRGDLFTAVDGQTLNSNNYVDLLFGDNDTYTLTMATANGNTIEPNGEEVTLTKMEGLVENPIHVASTLDVGGQKIGYLMYNGFTRDFNDELNSAFGQFVADGVTDLVLDLRYNPGGSVNSSRLLASMVYGTNTNELYIRQRWNDKIQSQLSSEQLNDYFANSVNGSALNTLNLNRVFVLTTGSSASASELVINGLDPYVEITQIGETTRGKNEFSITMVDDPGNDYVYSSSRENQINPNNSWAIQPLVGRNENADGFSDYTDGLAPDVFFEEDLTNLGVLGDVNEPFLARAIEEITNASSKRSFEVILPARAITNSKMFTPLKDNMYIDKPLGFQ